The sequence below is a genomic window from Blastococcus sp. Marseille-P5729.
GTCTAGGCTATGGCCGATCCATGACCGCGGCACGGGCAACCGTCGCCGCCTCCGGCTCGTCGATCACGACGTCCTTCTCGCCCAGCTTGACCAGGACGACGCCGACGAGGATCAGGACGCCTCCGAGTAGCTGGATGGCACCCGGAAGCTCGCCGAGCAGCAGCCAGGCGAAGACCATCGCTGCAACGACCTCCGACAGCGCGACGAAGGAGGCCAGCCGGGATCCGAGCCGCCGTCCAGCCGCAATCCCCGTGGTGTAGGCGATCGCAGCAGTGACCACACCCAGCAGCAGCACCGGGACCCACCAGTCCACCAAGCTCCCGCCGTAGATAGCGTCACTGGTCGAGGCGCGCATCGGAACGATCCCGATGACACCGGCGACGGCGAGCGCGATGGCCCCGACGGCCAGTCCGGACCCGGCGAGCGTGATGGGCGGCAGGCCGTCCGCGGGATGTGCCGAGAGCACGAAGTAGGTCGCGGCGCCGATCATCGCACCGAGCGCCCACAACAGGCCGACTCCATCCACCCGCGCCGCGCCGGCGAGGTCCAGCACGAGAACGAGCCCGGCGCCGGCGATCACGCCGCCGATCACAGTGCGCCTGGAGGGACGATGCCCGTGCCGCAGCCACATCCACACGACGACCGCCACCGGCGCCGTGTACTCGATCAGCAGCGCGACCGCGACCGACATTCGCTCCACGGCGAGAAAGTAGGTCAGCTGGCAACCGGCGACCGCGATCATCCCGTACGCGGCGATCATGCCCGCGTTGCTGCGCAGCAGCCACCACCGGCCGCGTAACGCGACGGCAGCGGGGATGGCGAGCACCGCAGCCGCGATCGAGATGCGTGCAAGGACGGCGGCGCCCGACGTCCACCCTGTTTCGAGTAGCCCACGCGCCAGCGAGCCCGACGCCCCGAACGAGCCGGCGGACAGGAGCGCGAACAACAGCCCCGCTGTCATCACGCTCCGTCGAGCGTCATTACCTACGAGCCTCATGGCCGATGACGCTACGACCCGACCTTGTAAGGTGTCAACATGGTTTTCGCAGATGACACCGAGGTCATGCTGCGCAGCGCTGTGGCGCTGGTGAACTCGGCGGTCGAGCCCGACACCCTCACGAGCACCGAGTCGCTCGAGGGGTTCTTCACCGACCTCGGATACACCGGACGACGCGATGGCTCCCAGCGCGAGCTCGAACAGATCCGAGCGTTGCGCCCACGGCTTCGAGCCTTGCTGCTCGCCGGTCGCGACGAGGCCGCAGAGCTCGCCAATGAGATCCTCCGCGAGTACGGGCGCGAGCCGCAGCTGGTGCGCCACGATGACCAGGATTGGCACCTGCACGCATGGCGCTCAGACCAGCCCTTCTTCGAGCGCGTTGCCGCCGAGACCGCGATGGGGATGATCGACCTCATCCGCACCGACGAGCTGTCACGGCTCGCCGTCTGCGCGGACGAGGAGTGCGAGGGAATCGTGCTGGACCTCACCCGCAACCGCTCACGCCGCTTCTGCTCCACCCAGTGCAGCAACAGGGCAGCCGTGGGCGCCTACCGCGCTCGCCAGGCAAAGACGAGCCAGTAGCCCCCTCCTTCTCCCGTAACGAATCCCGTCCACCCCTTGACGTACTACTCGAACGTGTGTACGATTGAAGCATGATCCGAGGAGGTGGCCCCGTGGACAACGAACACACCGGCGACCTCCCCACGCCCCCACCCCCAGTGGTCATCACTTCGACTCCTTCGTCGCTCAGTACAAGCGACCGGAGTGAGGCGAGCGAGGAACGAGCGACGCCGAGCGCAGCGGAGATGCCCGCAGGTGTCTATGGAGTCTCCGCGGCGGACTCCGACTGGGTGACCGCGGCAGCCGGGTCGCCGGCCGATGCCGAGCGGTTGTGGCTGGCCAGTGATTTGGCCCGCGAGCTGGACGCCGATCTGGATGAAGCCTTCGAGCATCTGCAGCGCGGGTTCGAGAAGTTGCTGGCGATCGGTGAGGCCGGCGAGCTGGGCGCCCTGGGCCCGGACCGGCTGATCACCATGGCGCAGCGCCTGGAGGCCCACCGCACCCGCCTGATCATGATCGACTCACACGTCGTGGAGGCCGCGACCGAGGACCAGCTGCACACGCACGTGTGCGTCTCCTCGATCCCGCTCGCCCTCGCCCAGACCCTGCACATCAGCAAGGGCGAGGCGAACGCCCGCGTGAAGCGCGCCGAGCAGTTGTTGCCGCAGAACGGGTTCAGCAGCGGCATCACCCCGCCGCGCCTCCCGCTGCTCGCGGACGCGGTCCGCGATGGGCAGGGTGTCTCGACCGACCAGGTCGATGTGATCAACAAAGCGATGAAACGCGTCCACGACAACGGCGACCTCGACAACGAGAAGCGCGAGCTCGCTGAACAACTACTGGTGCGG
It includes:
- a CDS encoding CGNR zinc finger domain-containing protein, giving the protein MVFADDTEVMLRSAVALVNSAVEPDTLTSTESLEGFFTDLGYTGRRDGSQRELEQIRALRPRLRALLLAGRDEAAELANEILREYGREPQLVRHDDQDWHLHAWRSDQPFFERVAAETAMGMIDLIRTDELSRLAVCADEECEGIVLDLTRNRSRRFCSTQCSNRAAVGAYRARQAKTSQ
- a CDS encoding DMT family transporter, whose protein sequence is MTAGLLFALLSAGSFGASGSLARGLLETGWTSGAAVLARISIAAAVLAIPAAVALRGRWWLLRSNAGMIAAYGMIAVAGCQLTYFLAVERMSVAVALLIEYTAPVAVVVWMWLRHGHRPSRRTVIGGVIAGAGLVLVLDLAGAARVDGVGLLWALGAMIGAATYFVLSAHPADGLPPITLAGSGLAVGAIALAVAGVIGIVPMRASTSDAIYGGSLVDWWVPVLLLGVVTAAIAYTTGIAAGRRLGSRLASFVALSEVVAAMVFAWLLLGELPGAIQLLGGVLILVGVVLVKLGEKDVVIDEPEAATVARAAVMDRP